Proteins found in one Fusarium oxysporum Fo47 chromosome V, complete sequence genomic segment:
- a CDS encoding YL1 nuclear protein-domain-containing protein: METESKPSDMGTPLSSTLSSLSDSDSDAEVSKTAGPNTDTNSQKNNEDTVEWLATTRKRRSTAGNRMKSMLANEEPDSDLELLFAEDENDQGFSDAEENGSDVQMDSSDDEDENDNNDDDLEGEKELEKQAKERRAAQRKRKAQEAIPAKFRKKVRIDPTTRTPAPAKPAPRPKKKSERTSWLPSAADLPTRASSRQTTRLSKEQLHQQMVEREARRIKQLAQMQKKAAKLEAMKKPPMTQEERLREAAIVEKRNSKSLNRWEEAEKQREEERRAKLAALHNRTLKGPVITFWSGIGEWMGRHMVIEEPAKEKRKRGEKAKGKDKDKEKAGPTEDKKEDGQNGTPAANGEIANTKEGSQPSQDKPPSIASAEPLAASDSKDTNPATPTKPVEDITKPTDAPSTSETSDAPPAVPKTEDIPSPMTMPPPPQPPPTPPSSLAAPAPPTSTFVPAPSPPRAQDPPPSGLAAPPPPPPTPAGSASTTNSFVAPPSGLSRPPDSKPSGVLAAPILAPPPGIGISGNAPPMMGYGNPKSNVLAPPNTSQGAMPPTLAATAPLHNTPSTISPPPSKPSTGVTPISSTTNIQPKTITPALPTKSTSPDTPAVTQAPDSQTQPPQPSTGARNAIVFQNFDDNALKDRSIQTQIIFGRKMNKLSKPSPAPLCVITNHPARYRDPRTGLPYYNAYAYREIQRLTRGEYRWSHILGAWVGSGTYAARGVPERFLNPDKKGPEKKSTPDEGIKGKDAVQAPDQAQDPQTNTPDVPSGIPTTGHKMTGVGQGASAPPNSEPNQTIQPKIAPPAVTQPTKTTNTTAATPIAPNTTPASEPKAQAPTNPQSTTTGNPPAPLQTAP, from the exons ATGGAAACGGAATCCAAACCGTCCGATATGGGGACTCCCTTGTCTTCCACATTATCCAGCCTCAGTGACAGCGACAGTGACGCTGAAGTTTCGAAGACTGCTGGCCCCAATACCGACACCAATAGCCAGAAAAACAACGAAGACACAGTAGAATGGCTTGCTACAACTCGAAAGCGCCGTTCGACCGCCGGCAATCGAATGAAGTCGATGCTCGCCAACGAGGAACCCGATTCAGATCTCGAACTGCTTTTCGCCGAAGATGAGAACGACCAGGGTTTCTCCGATGCTGAAGAGAACGGTTCGGATGTCCAGATGGACTCTtcagacgatgaagacgagaacGACaataatgatgatgacctCGAGGGCGAGAAGGAATTGGAAAAGCAGGCCAAGGAACGTCGCGCTGCTCAGCGCAAGCGAAAGGCGCAAGAAGCCATCCCTGCCAAATTCCGCAAGAAAGTCCGTATCGACCCTACGACGAGAACGCCTGCACCTGCGAAGCCTGCGCCACGACCTAAGAAGAAATCTGAGCGCACTTCATGGCTGCCGTCTGCCGCGGACCTACCGACACGAGCCTCTTCCCGCCAAACGACTCGACTCTCCAAGGAGCAATTACATCAACAAATGGTGGAGCGAGAGGCGCGCCGGATAAAACAGTTGGCTCAAATGCAGAAGAAAGCTGCCAAGTTGGAGGCGATGAAGAAACCACCCATGACTCAGGAGGAGCGATTACGAGAGGCAGCCATTGTTGAGAAGCGCAATAGCAAGAGTTTGAATCGCTgggaggaggctgagaaacaGCGTGAGGAAGAACGTCGAGCGAAATTGGCGGCACTTCATAACAGAACGTTGAAGGGGCCTGTTATTACATTTTGGAGTGGCATTGGTGAATGGATGGGAAGGCATATGGTGATTGAGGAGCctgccaaggagaagaggaagagaggcgAGAAGGCAAAGGGTAAGGATAAAGACAAGGAGAAAGCTGGTCCAACggaggacaagaaggaggacGGTCAAAATGGCACGCCAGCTGCCAATGGCGAGATTGCCAACACCAAAGAGGGATCGCAACCTTCACAGGACAAACCACCAAGCATAGCGTCAGCAGAGCCTTTAGCAGCCTCCGATTCTAAAGACACGAACCCCGCTACTCCTACTAAACCTGTTGAAGATATCACGAAACCCACAGATGCACCTTCAACTTCAGAGACTAGCGATGCTCCTCCAGCGGTTCCCAAGACTGAAGACATCCCTTCTCCGATGACTatgccaccaccacctcaaCCGCCGCCTACACCTCCAAGCAGTTTGGCTGCTCCAGCTCCTCCAACATCGACCTTCGTGCCAGCTCCAAGCCCTCCTCGAGCTCAGGATCCTCCACCAAGTGGCCTCGCTGCACCACCCCCGCCTCCACCTACGCCCGCTGGGTCAGCATCAACGACAAATTCCTTCGTGGCTCCTCCGTCAGGACTATCTCGTCCACCAGATTCTAAACCATCTGGCGTTCTAGCAGCGCCTATActtgctcctcctccaggTATTGGTATCAGCGGAAATGCACCCCCTATGATGGGCTACGGCAATCCCAAATCCAATGTCCTGGCACCACCAAATACGTCTCAAGGGGCCATGCCTCCTACACTCGCTGCAACTGCTCCTCTTCATAACACTCCGTCAACTATCTCACCCCCTCCATCAAAACCTTCAACAGGAGTTACACCCATATCTTCTACAACAAATATTCAACCCAAAACTATCACGCCCGCTCTCCCTACCAAATCTACCAGTCCCGACACTCCCGCTGTAACCCAAGCCCCCGACTCTCAAactcaacctcctcagccttcaACCGGAGCCCGCAATGCCATAGTCTTCCAAAACTTTGACGACAACGCCCTCAAGGATCGTAGCATTCAGACGCAGATCATCTTTGGCCGCAAGATGAATAAGCTTTCCA AACCTTCTCCTGCGCCTCTCTGCGTAATCACAAATCATCCCGCTCGGTATCGGGATCCGCGTACCGGTCTTCCTTATTACAATGCCTATGCGTATCGGGAGATCCAACGCCTTACCCGAGGCGAGTACCGATGGAGCCATATCCTTGGTGCTTGGGTCGGTAGCGGAACATATGCTGCACGAGGCGTCCCCGAACGCTTCCTGAACCCTGACAAGAAGGGGCCTGAGAAGAAATCTACACCTGACGAGGGCATTAAGGGCAAAGATGCTGTCCAGGCCCCGGATCAAGCCCAGGACCCCCAAACAAATACCCCTGATGTTCCGTCGGGTATCCCGACTACTGGGCACAAGATGACTGGGGTTGGGCAAGGGGCTTCCGCACCACCAAACTCTGAGCCTAATCAGACGATACAACCCAAGATTGCGCCACCGGCAGTCACTCAGCCTACGAAGACTACGAATACAACGGCCGCAACACCAATAGCGCCAAATACTACTCCTGCTTCTGAGCCAAAAGCTCAAGCTCCAACAAACCCTCAATCAACTACCACAGGAAATCCCCCAGCACCACTTCAGACAGCTCCATAG
- a CDS encoding Alpha/Beta hydrolase protein, whose translation MVNTVMTTNRHSRLSGFRCASTGRVTAALLLSFLAFSPSSAHNNIGDRFHDDVLLPPGPALPVSPEVPAPAEHTFSLRHIYHHGTHLHPGLHRKRDVFHDESRVYLAAEDEYGEYDVSRLKAKSRSQTIQRLVDRRPSVVDPMVAESRQRGYAAVLDASAWTMDQVSSPDIKDKDTVLTLAIMTANAYVKDETETDWEDVGERWNRSADFGWESDGLRGHIFVDDTNSTIVIGLKGTSMAVFDGEGTTTNDKVNDNLFFSCCCAQQGQWTWHQVCDCATGTYSCNNTCVVQALREENRYYGAARELYSNVTELYPDAQVWLTGHSLGGAVTSMLGMTYGLPVVTFEAVPEALPASRLGLPVPPGASADYPQMRENTGTFHFGHTADPVYIGTCNGATASCTYGGYAMESACHAGYECVYDVVADKGWRVGIGTHRIRSVIDDVIKKYDGVPECRRTPECRDCAQWKMYESNGTETTTTSSSPTSTSMTTRTRTRTSTCETPGWWGCLDKTTPASTTTSTTSTSTSTCKTPGWFGCKDKTTTESSTTTTVDATPTTTCHTPGRFWGCRDEVEATTTAEPGQVTNVPVTAAPTGTTEDVPSTSVPESQRCLTRSWFGLCKEWAVEDMEFAPDEM comes from the coding sequence ATGGTCAATACCGTCATGACAACAAATCGCCACTCCCGACTGTCGGGCTTTCGATGCGCCTCGACTGGCCGCGTAACCGCTGCCCTGTTGCTATCCTTCCTCGCcttctcgccatcatctGCTCACAATAACATCGGCGACCGATTTCACGACGACGTCCTATTACCTCCTGGGCCAGCACTTCCAGTATCGCCAGAAGTTCCTGCACCCGCTGAGCATACCTTCAGCCTTCGGCACATCTACCATCATGGCACACATCTCCACCCAGGCCTCCATCGGAAGCGAGATGTTTTTCATGACGAGTCAAGGGTCTACCTAGCTGCAGAAGACGAATATGGCGAATATGATGTCTCTCGATTAAAAGCCAAGAGCCGTTCCCAGACAATCCAGCGTCTAGTAGACCGAAGGCCATCTGTCGTCGACCCTATGGTTGCCGAGTCTCGGCAGAGAGGATATGCAGCCGTGCTTGATGCATCGGCATGGACTATGGATCAGGTTTCTTCACCCGATATCAAAGATAAGGACACTGTTTTGACTTTGGCTATTATGACGGCCAACGCGTATGTCAAGGATGAAACAGAAACCGATTGGGAAGATGTAGGAGAAAGATGGAACCGCAGCGCAGATTTCGGATGGGAGTCTGATGGTCTTCGCGGCCATATTTTTGTTGACGATACAAACTCGACTATTGTCATCGGATTAAAAGGCACGTCGATGGCTGTTTTTGATGGAGAAGGCACCACAACTAATGACAAGGTCAAcgacaacctcttcttcagctgctgttgTGCCCAACAAGGTCAGTGGACCTGGCATCAAGTCTGTGATTGTGCCACAGGCACGTATTCATGCAACAACACTTGTGTTGTCCAGGCTCTAAGGGAAGAGAATCGCTACTACGGCGCTGCCCGCGAACTATACTCAAATGTCACAGAACTCTATCCTGATGCGCAAGTCTGGCTTACAGGGCACTCGCTTGGTGGCGCCGTCACCTCGATGCTGGGTATGACATATGGTCTTCCCGTCGTCACATTTGAAGCCGTCCCAGAGGCGCTTCCAGCTTCCAGACTAGGTCTGCCCGTTCCTCCTGGTGCTAGTGCCGACTATCCCCAAATGCGCGAGAACACAGGCACATTCCATTTTGGTCACACCGCAGACCCTGTCTATATCGGAACATGCAATGGCGCAACAGCTTCTTGCACCTATGGTGGCTATGCTATGGAAAGCGCATGCCATGCTGGCTATGAATGTGTGTACGACGTTGTCGCCGATAAGGGATGGAGGGTCGGAATTGGTACACATCGGATCCGTTCTGTCATTGACGATGTCATCAAGAAGTACGATGGTGTTCCCGAGTGCAGACGAACTCCTGAATGTAGGGACTGTGCTCAATGGAAGATGTACGAAAGCAATGGCACCGAAACCACCacaacatcatcctcaccaaCCTCGACCTCCATGACTACCCGTACTCGGACCCGCACATCAACTTGTGAGACGCCCGGCTGGTGGGGTTGTCTTGACAAGACCACACCCGCCTCGACCACAACCTCGACTACGTCGACTTCTACGTCTACCTGCAAGACTCCTGGCTGGTTTGGGTGCAAGGATAAGACGACTACTGAGAGCAGCACTACAACGACCGTAGATGCTACTCCTACGACGACTTGCCATACTCCTGGAAGGTTCTGGGGCTGCCGCGATGAAGTTGAGGCCACAACAACAGCTGAACCTGGCCAGGTTACGAACGTGCCTGTTACGGCCGCGCCCACAGGTACAACGGAAGACGTTCCTAGCACGAGTGTGCCAGAAAGTCAGAGATGTCTCACTCGTAGCTGGTTTGGGTTATGCAAGGAGTGGGCTGTTGAAGACATGGAATTTGCCCCAGATGAGATGTAG